From the genome of Perca fluviatilis chromosome 1, GENO_Pfluv_1.0, whole genome shotgun sequence, one region includes:
- the LOC120557593 gene encoding adhesion G protein-coupled receptor L1-like isoform X3 codes for MAVSLWFLGVCVLTLAHVAPSGQAMSRAAMPFGLLRRELACEGYPIELRCPGSDVVMVETANYGRTDDKICDADPFQMENTQCYLPDALKIMAQRCNNRTQCVVVAGVDVFPDPCPGTYKYLEIQYECVPYIFVCPGSLLSIQPASSLLEAEHQSGAWCKDPLQAGDRLYVMPWTPYRTEVLYEYASWDDYRQNRVTTTYKLPSRVDGTGFVVYDGAVFYNKERTRNLVKYDLRTRIKSGEAVVVNANYHDTSPYRWGGKSDIDLAVDENGLWVIYSTEANNGRIVVSQVNPYTLRFEGTWATSFDKRGASNAFMACGVLYAVRSVFQDDEGQAEGRVGSDMVVYAYDTSRGQELPVQIPFPNPYQYISSIDYNPRDNQLYVWNNYYVLRYPLQFTPPPPTKGPLSSLMTTVRSYTATVALTPVRPSASHPIGVINRGPFDQRPITAMVPLTPRPPLRVPLAPGSPGQVGGCEGRVARGVQWPPTLKGETVERPCPKGSLGIASYQCMQSPVGWSSRGPDLSNCTSPWVSQIAQKIKSGENAANIAGELVNLTRGRIYAGDVSMSVKLIEQLLDILDSQLQALRPANKESAARNYNKLQKRERTCRAYVQAVVQTVDNLLGPEALVSWADMSSVDQSHSASLLLDAVEKGAFLLANNLYEGRFSDRAPNVDLEVYVLNTEADIHDLTFPHSYDSDSILQISALALQQYSNNGQVKLVLSLYKNLGSFLTTQNSTLRLGLGLGQGSEARRRSLVVNSHVISASVHRGSNRVYLSEPVIFTLRHLQLDNHFGPNCSFWNGSGVSGSGRWSTQGCRLLHTNNTHTTCACNHLSSYAVLMTYQQPAFGVGVEELLVYVVSWVGISVALVCLATCLTTLCCQGAPWHTDHSTIHCNLWANLLITELLFLVGANKTQYTVVCSILAGLLHFSLLSVFCWLCLEGVELYLLQREVFEGRNSRRKYFYLCGYSIPGLVVAVSAAIDFRGYGSKTACWLRTDNYFIWSFLGPVGVIVTLNLVVLVMTLHKMHSTAALKPDSSRHDNLRAWAVGSLTLLFLQSVTWSSGLIFLCAPSLLLAYLFSSLNTAQGLLITILHCTLARKGQKDYGRCLRLSQCCVTSSSSSPDSVKGAALRSNSRYTSSQSRRATANRQSRIRRMWNDTVRRQTESSFIAADVNNTPTLNRAALGNHFLTNPVLQTHAGASPYDTMLAQGYNQPFTSTEGGVSQSQESCGLDSVCLNGGYTPNTFTLHGLGTTPGSRAGVVGSTDLLREGGVGIGGDDISPALLTPHGTTDLGSGAGMRRNLSDAAALEKMIISELVQSNLRPSVAMPVPPERYGSLARPHHHERAALTHTATLTRHAQPPQEGWAATMQPNTRNNAQEGWSHTRHHTQDAETHSATRGQDQATTPRLQDGWSHSRVSGDSESRELLKDGDRSLQGTLSRRGLQDRQQARPPDVQARPYSTLSRTPGTLSRHRGTVEPSGMTDRDRERDRERDRERDRERYRDRPLPPPPPPPPQESEPLYKALEEPLLMKQREAGVEAWRGGQDREKDETFLLKRDKMMDEWRGGTERGRDESFTSQTRDGEMDEWRPGMERGREDSHLLEKRGGRMEVWRGETDQEETFITQKKDFGIDGWRGGMDREKDESLFLKDRDGWRAGIEREHEKQKDRALDVWRGGMDIDREESFLFESKDGGLDGRKRGKDRGSLRYHGEREDSESFSLPLTPDLDLDPDSSPIYARDSNPSPLYPGDRRSPPLSIFPRSSPPTNIFAPRDTNSPPNNLYSRHSPQVYSRSSSPPRFYTRSSPPTLSYPDSSPEGPEEVSPTGQPQRPALELPYSLGRPPLGPRPNHLQTFYQPPPLASNGEAVYTAEPASEGDDGQMQRVTSL; via the exons ATGGCTGTGTCACTGTGGTTCCTGGGAGTGTGTGTGCTCACTCTGGCTCACGTCGCCCCTTCCGGCCAAG CTATGTCCCGGGCCGCCATGCCATTTGGGCTGCTCCGCAGGGAACTGGCGTGCGAGGGTTACCCCATAGAGCTGCGCTGCCCAGGAAGTGACGTGGTTATGGTGGAGACGGCCAACTATGGACGCACTGATGACAAGATCTGTGACGCAGACCCCTTCCAGATGGAGAACACACAGTGTTACCTCCCAGATGCACTCAAGATTATGGCCCAGAG ATGTAACAACAGGACTCAGTGTGTGGTAGTCGCAGGGGTCGACGTCTTCCCAGACCCCTGTCCTGGAACATACAAGTACCTGGAGATCCAGTATGAGTGTGTCCCTTACA TTTTCGTGTGTCCCGGCTCACTGCTCAGCATCCAGCCAGCTTCCTCTCTCCTGGAGGCAGAGCATCAGTCGGGGGCATGGTGTAAGGACCCGCTGCAGGCTGGTGACAGGCTGTACGTCATGCCATGGACGCCATATAGGACAGAGGTGTTGTATGAGTATGCTTCCTGGGACGACTACCGCCAGAACAGAGTCACCACCACCTATAA GTTGCCTAGCCGCGTGGACGGTACAGGCTTTGTGGTGTATGACGGTGCCGTGTTTTACAACAAGGAGCGAACACGCAACCTGGTCAAATATGACCTGCGGACTCGCATCAAGAGTGGCGAGGCAGTGGTGGTCAATGCCAACTACCACGACACTTCGCCTTACCGCTGGGGAGGGAAGTCAGACATTGATCTGGCGGTGGACGAGAACGGCCTTTGGGTGATCTACTCCACTGAAGCCAATAATGGACGCATCGTGGTCAGCCAG GTGAACCCATACACCCTGCGCTTCGAGGGTACGTGGGCCACCAGCTTTGACAAGCGTGGGGCGAGCAACGCCTTCATGGCCTGTGGTGTGCTCTACGCCGTGCGCTCCGTCTTTCAGGATGATGAGGGGCAGGCGGAGGGCCGAGTCGGCAGCGACATGGTTGTTTATGCCTACGACACCAGCCGTGGACAGGAGCTGCCCGTTCAAATACCATTCCCCAACCCTTACCAGTACATCTCCTCCATAGACTACAACCCCCGAGACAACCAGCTGTATGTGTGGAATAACTACTATGTGCTGAGATATCCGCTACAGTTTACACCGCCACCGCCCACTAAAG gtcccctctcctctctgatGACGACTGTCCGCTCATACACAGCCACTGTCGCTTTGACCCCAGTGCGGCCGTCGGCCTCTCACCCTATTGGCGTCATCAACCGAGGACCCTTTGACCAGCGGCCGATCACAGCCATGGTCCCTCTGACCCCACGTCCACCTCTGCGTGTCCCCTTGGCTCCCGGGAGCCCCGGTCAGGTGGGCGGATGTGAAGGCCGGGTGGCACGAGGGGTGCAGTGGCCCCCCACCCTGAAGGGAGAGACTGTGGAGAGGCCCTGCCCAAAAGGGTCACTGG gtATAGCTTCCTATCAGTGCATGCAGTCTCCTGTGGGCTGGAGCTCCAGAGGGCCTGACCTTTCCAACTGCACCTCTCCCTGGGTCAGCCAAATTGCACAGAAG ATCAAGAGCGGGGAGAATGCGGCCAACATCGCTGGAGAGTTGGTCAACCTGACCCGTGGCCGGATCTACGCCGGTGATGTCAGCATGTCCGTCAAGCTAATTGAACAACTATTGGATATCCTGGACTCCCAGCTCCAGGCCTTGAGACCAGCCAATAAAGAGTCAGCAGCACGCAATTACAACAAG cTGCAGAAGAGGGAACGCACATGCAGAGCTTATGTTCAG GCGGTCGTTCAGACAGTTGATAACCTGTTGGGTCCTGAGGCTCTGGTGTCCTGGGCGGATATGAGCAGTGTTGACCAGTCCCACTCAGCATCACTGCTGTTAGACGCAGTAGAAAAAGGAGCATTTTTATTGGCTAACAATCTCTATGAAGGCCGCTTCAGTGACAGGGCACCAAATGTCG ATCTGGAGGTGTATGTGTTAAATACAGAGGCAGACATACATGACCTGACGTTCCCTCACTCCTATGACAGCGACAGCATCTTGCAGATATCAGCACTGGCTCTGCAGCAGTACAGCAACAATG GCCAGGTGAAGCTGGTCCTCTCTCTCTATAAGAACCTTGGCTCCTTCCTGACCACCCAGAACTCGACTTTGCGGCTTGGATTGGGGCTGGGTCAGGGATCAGAGGCCAGGCGTAGGAGCCTAGTGGTCAATTCCCATGTCATCTCTGCCTCTGTGCACAGAGGATCGAACAGAGTGTACCTCTCTGAGCCAGTGATCTTCACTCTCAGGCACCTGCAG CTGGATAACCACTTTGGACCCAACtgctctttctggaacggatcAGGGGTTTCTGGGAGTGGCAGGTGGTCTACACAGGGCTGCCGCCTGTtacacaccaacaacacacacactacctgcGCCTGCAACCACCTGTCCAGCTATGCCGTCCTCATGACCTATCAGCAACCTGCG TTTGGGGTTGGCGTAGAAGAGCTTCTCGTCTATGTGGTTTCCTGGGTTGGCATCTCCGTAGCCCTTGTGTGTTTGGCCACCTGCCTCACCACCCTGTGCTGCCAGGGGGCGCCCTGGCACACCGACCACAGCACCATCCACTGCAACCTGTGGGCCAACCTGCTGATCACTGAACTGCTCTTTCTTGTTGGTGCCAACAAGACGCAATACACA GTTGTGTGCTCCATCCTTGCTGGCCTGCTGCACTTCTCGCTGCTCTCGGTGTTTTGCTGGTTGTGTCTGGAGGGGGTGGAACTATACTTGCTGCAGCGGGAGGTATTCGAGGGACGTAACTCCAGGAGGAAGTATTTTTACCTGTGTGGCTACTCTATTCCTGGGCTGGTGGTGGCCGTGTCCGCAGCCATAGACTTCAGAGGCTACGGCTCAAAAACTGC atgcTGGCTGCGAACAGACAATTACTTTATCTGGAGTTTCCTTGGACCTGTTGGTGTCATTGTTACG TTGAACCTGGTTGTCCTGGTGATGACCTTACATAAGATGCACAGCACTGCTGCTTTGAAGCCAGACTCCAGTCGCCATGACAACCTGAG GGCGTGGGCGGTGGGCTCCCTGACACTGCTCTTCCTGCAGAGCGTCACCTGGTCCTCAGGCCTCATCTTCCTGTGTGCTCCGTCTCTCCTCCTGGCTTACCTCTTCTCCTCCCTTAACACCGCCCAGGGCCTCCTCATCACCATACTGCACTGCACCCTTGCCAGGAAG GGTCAGAAGGACTATGGCCGATGCCTGCGCCTTTCGCAGTGCTGCGTCACTTCCTCTTCCAGCTCTCCGGACTCGGTGAAGGGTGCTGCCCTGCGGTCCAACAGCCGCTACACCAGCAGCCAGAGTCGGAGAGCTACTGCTAACAGACAG AGTCGTATCAGGAGGATGTGGAACGACACTGTCCGCAGACAGACTGAATCGTCATTCATCGCTGCAGACGTCAACAACACACCTACTCTTAACAGAG CTGCTTTGGGGAACCATTTCCTTACTAATCCAGTGTTGCAGACTCATGCTGGAGCCTCTCCTTATGACACGATGCTGGCCCAGGGATACAACCAACCCTTCACCTCCACAG AGGGTGGTGTGTCCCAGAGCCAGGAGTCCTGCGGGTTGGACAGTGTGTGTCTCAATGGAGGCTACACCCCCAACACCTTCACCCTGCACGGTCTGGGAACCACACCCGGGTCCCGAGCTGGAGTGGTGGGCAGCACTGACCTTCTGCGGGAGGGAGGAGTTGGGATAGGAGGTGATGACATCTCCCCAGCCCTCCTCACTCCCCACGGGACCACAGATCTGGGCAGCGGTGCTGGAATGCGTCGTAACCTGTCTGATGCAGCGGCCCTGGAAAAGATGATCATCTCAGAGCTGGTGCAGAGCAATCTGAGGCCCTCAGTTGCCATGCCTGTTCCTCCTGAGCGCTACGGTAGCCTGGCGAGGCCTCACCACCATGAAAGGGcggctctcacacacactgccacTTTGACCCGACACGCACAGCCACCCCAAGAGGGCTGGGCTGCCACCATGCAGCCAAACACACGCAACAATGCACAAGAGGGCTGGTCGCATACGCGGCATCACACACAAGACGCTGAGACACATTCTGCAACACGTGGACAAGATCAAGCAACGACGCCACGTTTACAAGATGGCTGGTCACATTCACGGGTTTCTGGAGACTCTGAGTCCCGTGAGCTGCTGAAAGACGGGGACAGGTCGTTGCAAGGCACTCTGAGTCGCCGCGGGCTCCAGGACAGGCAGCAAGCGCGCCCCCCTGACGTTCAAGCACGGCCCTACTCCACCCTCAGTCGCACGCCTGGGACCCTGTCCCGCCACCGCGGCACAGTGGAGCCGAGTGGaatgacagacagagacagagagagggatagggagagagacagggagagagacagggagcgTTACCGGGACAGGCCCctcccgcctcctcctccccctcccccacaaGAGTCTGAGCCTCTGTACAAGGCTCTGGAAGAGCCGCTGCTTATGaaacagagggaggcaggcGTAGAGGCATGGAGAGGCGgccaggacagagagaaggatGAGACATTTCTCttaaaaagagacaaaatgatGGACGAATGGAGGGGAGGAACTGAAAGAGGGAGGGACGAGTCTTTTACCTCTCAGACGAGAGACGGAGAGATGGACGAATGGAGACCTGgaatggagagagggagggaggactcTCATCTCCTGGAGAAGAGAGGTGGAAGGATGGAGGTGTGGCGGGGGGAGACAGACCAGGAAGAGACTTTTATAACTCAGAAGAAAGATTTCGGGATTGACGGATGGAGAGGCGggatggacagagagaaagatgaatCCTTGTTTTTAAAGGACAGAGATGGATGGAGAGCAGGGATTGAACGGGAGCATGAGAAACAGAAGGATAGAGCGCTGGATGTGTGGAGAGGAGGGATGGATATAGACAGGGAGGAATCCTTCCTGTTCGAGAGCAAAGATGGCGGTCTCGACgggagaaaaagagggaaagaTAGAGGGTCTCTCCGGTACCACGGCGAACGAGAGGATTCTGAGAGCTTTTCTCTGCCTTTGACCCCTGACCTAGACCTTGACCCTGACTCCTCACCTATCTACGCCCGAGATTCAAACCCCTCCCCGCTCTACCCCGGGGACCGACGCTCGCCTCCACTCAGCATCTTCCCCCGAAGCTCGCCCCCGACGAATATCTTCGCTCCCCGAGACACTAACTCGCCTCCAAACAATCTCTACTCCCGCCACTCCCCCCAGGTGTACAGCCGAAGCAGCTCCCCTCCTCGCTTCTACACTCGCTCCTCTCCTCCGACCCTCTCGTATCCCGACAGCAGCCCTGAAGGTCCCGAAGAGGTCAGCCCCACTGGCCAGCCCCAGCGGCCCGCCCTGGAACTGCCCTACAGCCTGGGGCGACCCCCGCTGGGCCCCCGGCCCAATCACCTGCAGACCTTCTACCAGCCGCCGCCGCTGGCATCCAATGGAGAGGCAGTGTACACAGCAGAGCCCGCCTCGGAGGGAGACGACGGACAGATGCAGCGGGTGACGAGCCTGTGA